Below is a genomic region from Haliotis asinina isolate JCU_RB_2024 chromosome 14, JCU_Hal_asi_v2, whole genome shotgun sequence.
CTAATGGCATGTTCTCAAAGCAGTGGTAGATGAATTGATTCTTTGGTGCGCAGTGGGCATGGTGGAACGGTGTTCAAACAAAGTAGTCGTTATTCAGATCCAGAAGTTTAGCCAGTGTCAGCCAAATGATGTGCTTTGCATCTATGGGCTGAGAAGTTTATATGTCCCACCTGCAGTGGCTAGTGCCACTGTTTGGCACCCAGCACCTTGTACTGCTGATCGTAGGTCATCCTACTGGACATGGTTTCGCCAAACTGGCCCCATTCCCTGTGGTCGCTACTCGGACATTCTGatctatactgagtcaaaaaagaaacttcacattctttcttcagggctcTATAAGAACAAAAGATGGTAACATGGTTAAGTTATTATTTCCTTGCTGAGcagagatctgtgtgatgtactggatacactgacagtgtcacaatcagttccatCACGCTACagcgccgttccaaaacatagGCATACAGATTGTCAAGTCAAAATATATGGAAGTCGATAATGGAGACTGACAGCCCGCAACCTACCTCAAATGgcctgtgaggacagtcgacctctaaacatccaAGCCGACGGAATCTGTCACATAGTTGGCGCGTAGGACGATTTGGCGGTCTtttgctcgtgacgtcacacgtggacgacccgaccttgggggATCAGAAGTGGtgacagtttgttgtagacgacctcgcaagtcatacgcAGTACGActgctgcatcccattgctctttcgacgtcaataactgatcttctcgcttgcaacatgccaacggcacgttcacgttgctcatttgacaatcgtggcatttaaagtaccgttagaactgtggtttagaagtgttttgtttcagttgttgaggccaatgcaaacacgtgtaaatgaagaaaacttcaatgcgaagatcacgtgatcgactgcacgtggaaaaccagaaatggatttgaatgggtttgaaagtgttttgctaacgtttttctagagtcgaaagatagggatcccatttcggatacacaTGTattgtatcatcagagaaaaaaaatattgactaattttaaaaaattacatttgtgaagTTTCTATTTTGACTCCGTATAGTTGAATGTTTCAAGACTCATTGCtaatttgaatatttgatgACAGGTTTATAAATTACCTTTaacttttgaaattattaattggttttagtcacgatatggctgaaatactaccgatgtgacttaaaacattaattcactcactcactataggtGTTGTGCTTTCATTTGCTCGCAAGTTCATTCAAATCAGTGTCGAATGTTGTATGAATCCTTGACCTGCGTTAAATAAATGTTGCAGCGTCGTTTCACAGTACATGGCAGCAGGTGGCCACAACAAAAGCATCGTCTACAACATTGCACCAAAAACAGAAGTTAATGAATCGACTGTCTGCAAACTGTAAACCCAATGTCCGCGTTAAAGCTGGCTTTAAAGCTTGGGACAGGGTCACATACCTCAGTTCGTATGACAAAAGAATGGATGGCAAATGTTTCGGCCAGTCTGTAAGAGGTCTGACTAAGTCATCATGGGATTCCTTTGAAACATCACCTCAACGCGAGTTCGAGATATTTGTGCCACATGCTCAAAGCACCCATATGTCAGTGGATGACAGCAGGACAGTCACGAAGAGCAGTTATGACGGAAATTTCATTTGGCTTGTAAAAGACGACCAATGTATGTCCACATCCTATTCTAGTGACTCGGGGTCTGTATTCACCAGTCTGTTTGAAGGGGAAGCTGATCCCTTCTTCGATACCTACTACTTAGATGAAAATACCAATACTGCTTGTGGTCAGAGAACAGTTCACGTATCAACCAATCCAGTGATGACATTCCAAACACCACCTTACTGGTATGTACGAAAGGACTGTCCGTCGGGAAAGCATATCCTGAGATGGAATGTGACAGGGGAATTTCACAACACTGAAAAAAACTTCTATTCAAAGCCCTGGTGTCCCGACACATGTTGGCACCACGTCTTTAACACAAAGACCTCACCTACAAACAATGCCAAACACATACGTCATCTATTCAGTGGAGTACAGTATGGACACAACGTCATGCTTAAAGTTGAACATGTGGTTACAAAGGCAAGGGAAGTAATACTACACGATGGCCACGTGACCGTAGGTGTTAAAGAATTTTGGTTACCAGCTGATAATGATGCCTTCTCATCCGGGTCCCTTCAAGCTTGGATGATCGCGTCTACGACTGGCCGCGTAGTTGAGTGTGCTCATTTTCCGGAGTCCTTTCGTGTAAAGGACATCAAAAAGGAGGAGAAACACTCAGACTGGTTCCTAGACTCTAGACAGTGGGATAAGGTTTTGAGCATAGATGGCACCGGGACTGTACTGTCTgggtcaaagtcaactttgttaAACAATGTGAATGAAGGGAGATCACTCCGTGTGGGCGTGCTGCACACAAATGGGATTTACAAGGCTTTAGATTTGGACACGGTTGATGTTTCAAGAACTGGCCAAATAGCAGCGAATATTATCCATAACGTAGACTTGGTTTTAGGACGGGGAAACAACGTCCGTTTTACTGACACATGCCGAATGGTTTCATCTATCATAACGACTGAGGGCAGCTACAAAATCTACACATACAACATTGGAGCGGGCGGGAACCACAGCATAGTAACTGGTGTGGCCAAAATTGAATGGTTCATAGAACTGTGATATAGCATGTTTAAATATGTACACAAATAGTATAATATGAATAGAATTGGCAAATTGCATGGCTTTCTGTAATAGTCCAGAAATATAAAAAGAAGTACTGTATCGTGCCTCTTGGTTCCTTTGATTCACTCATACAAATACTTGTGAGATAACAATACCCTACTAATTGTCATGTTATGATCTACATTGTTGAGGAATGTTACGTTTATACATAACTGTTTTGCAGAATTACAGTGTGTTGAATATGCATGATTTGATACGAATGCTAGACCTTGTGGTGACTGTGTTAACTTGTGAATCGAGGTGAGACATTTTACCTGTGGAAAAACATAAACGTTTCCACCATTGATCTGACCCGAGTGAAGCAACTCCAAACCAAGAATTATCGTGCTACGGAGTAGTGTACTGTaagaggctgtacgaggcgatgacAGCTGATATGATTCGTGACGTCGGTCATCTACTGTACGTTTGATAACGAGAAGATAGACGAAAATGGCAAAGTGACGTCTTGTGTGTACTTTATTGTTTGATAGGTACTGTCGGACGCCTTTGGTCATTTGGCACAAATTTCAATTCCATTACTGACATGAACATATATATGAGAGGCACTACCTTTTAGCTGTATGGACGTAACATCCTTGTTTTCTTTCATAGTTAATAGGAATTTCCGTGGGGACGGAAGTTAGGTGAAAGGGTATAATTTACCATTCATTCacgttttgagtgagtgagtttaattttacatgGCACTCAACAGTGTTTcggctatatggctgcggtctgtacataatcgagtcttgaccagataatccagtgatcaacggcataaAGATCGATCTGttcatttgggaactgatgacttgGGTCTACCAAGTcacccgaccacccgatcccgtccgtcgcctcttacggcaagtacagtcgccttttatggcaagcatgggttactgaaggcctattctatcccagaccttcacgggtccattgaCGTTTTGAAAGCGCATGTGACTGGCCACTACGGCACTAACATCGGCTAGCGTAACTTATAACAGCATGCTGTCACTAACATTTTTCCGGGTCTTTACAGTGtgaaaaacgttaaatgtggaAATAGTTCATTGAGATTTCCATACTAAATAACGTGCAGTGTAAAAGACGGAGAATTGCTACTAAGATTGTTACTTTCACCACTGGTGCTGTGTCGGTCGATATTGCCTAAGGTGACTACACAGCCTGTCTACATATTTATAAATCAAAATATAGAATAGACGTAACGATTTGTCATGTCTGATTGCAGCGCAAATGTAACAGTGGTTAGATTTGTTTTCGAGCGACAGTATCATAATTGTTGTTAGTATCACCACTGCacatacagtcaggccgcgttaatccggacacttctgtttttcatcaaaaacgttcggatagtgaaatgTACGGactgtactgaaacgaacttttatgaacaccacTACAgttgagttacttccctttgacatggcaatagGAAAATATATGAACGTATACAAttttcaaaagactttattacagtttgtacgagggacataacaacttgaatattcatataacaACCAATCAGTGAACACAGTCATGTCTGGACAggttatacatacacgtaagaAATCGGCACCCAAGCTTTTgtcttacagtgagtgagtgagtgagtgagtgagtttttcgCCCGTTTTAAACAGAAAAGCTCACATCAATGCTTGCACATCTACATGTACAATTTGCACAAGatgattcatttcatttcagtgaccATTGCTTAGCATGTAAATATGGTACATATAATTAAGACCTTTCTGCAACACACCATTTTCACTTCATTTACTAACCTAGTGACGTTTTATGTGCGTAATATGGGTTATAGTGAAAACTGACCCAGCAAAAACGGCCAAAACAGAAATCGATAAAACGGCCCCTAAGCTCAGAGAAAACGGCCATTGTAACAGTTTTATTCATCTCTCCttcaatattttaataacaATATTAACACTGTCTCACATTTGTCCGCACATTGTCTTCTTTCTTCATCCCCCGTTCAATATCATAATAATATAACGATATAACACCCACACATTATCTTCCTTCCTtcaatattattatcatcacTTTATCACTTGATTGAAGTTTGTCCTTCTCACATTCTGTGATTTCATAGTTTATAAATCAATGACTGATCCGTGGATATTGCTGCACTTAGTGAAAAGTTCTCCTGCGGTGATTTTGTCATCCTTAAACAATGACCAGGGTTGGGTTTGCTTCTGTGAAGCTTTCTCACGTAGGTGCGCTCTCAATTTCATCTCCTCCAGCAGGACAATGTTGAGGGGCAGCACCTCAGGTTGATGGCTTGTTCTCCGCATTTCTGGTTTAATCGCCTGTGCCAGCACAAAAGGGACATTGgaacccgtggcgagccacctcctcgtggtgggtgctgggtaaccctaagagctcgccgacgtagcacgggagtctggggggatgagggcactggggacctgtgaccgcgttccctttgctcaacacaccccttcgacccttacttcacctagacgggaggttgaatgggcccggttcaaccaatcggttGGTCATGCCCAGCCCTGTacatggaatatatatatatatatatcattgcacacgTATGATTTGAAATAGATGTATGCCCAGAATGTatgcattgtccttgtgatactccgtggtgggtggggagctcggatgatgaagcatatgacaccaaccatggcgtATGAAGTACAcaacaaaaaagcaaaacgcccacttgaaattgatcctgttgatactgaccacagaccgccTCTATCGATTGAGCATTGGCCTCTTTTCCTTGTttttgagactccggacaagacaccaataaagctgaaccctttcgcagtatctaagggtattcaagttATTGCTGGGGATATTAAGAACATtcgacgcttacgttcgggtgagctactagttgagtgcggcaagaaacaacaagcatgcaatctgatgagtattgaatcttttgtgggcattccggtcacggtctctgctgataagaccttgaacactagtaaaggtatcatcagagatcgtgatcgattgtttgctgatatgtccgaaattgacatagcatcagaaatgaaagatcaaggtatgttgttttaaaagcgcttttcaacccgaaaaaaacaatgaaacattccaaacaaatacgtatctgtttactttttcatgtttaaatgctcctaaatcagtgaaggtagactattgtaacttacAAGTTGATACTTACTTCCCCAttccgctcaggtgttttaaatgccagaaatatggacacggtgtaaattctggctaagggtattcaagggtATTCaatgtaaatacttgcacattgtctgttgtgtgtgctcactaagtgacagtgatttaaaaaaatgcaccaactggtcaggcgaccattcttcattttctaaacagtgtcctatttggaaagagcaaatggagataaacagaattaagtttactcaaaatatctccttttctgaggtaaaaaaatggtaaagaggtgtgatcttccagaaagttgtgctacagtagcaaaaacatcatcggagtctacctctaaaataaataaaaaatattcacaggctgccagactaccttgacttgggtacaTTGccattctccacagcttttgtaccctgctgtatcatctcagactgaggaattgcttcctagtacatccaagtcttcttctgatcacagaTCAttatcatctcagtcacactccaAGTCTCAACCGAGAGTTGGTAGTCAACAagctgttaaaagtaaacctaa
It encodes:
- the LOC137261083 gene encoding uncharacterized protein codes for the protein TCELLCFLVKDCGFPPYMDGATVDYTNTVFGAEANYLCVKGYSSSGNGTTVCLSSGSWSETDLLCSASFHSTWQQVATTKASSTTLHQKQKLMNRLSANCKPNVRVKAGFKAWDRVTYLSSYDKRMDGKCFGQSVRGLTKSSWDSFETSPQREFEIFVPHAQSTHMSVDDSRTVTKSSYDGNFIWLVKDDQCMSTSYSSDSGSVFTSLFEGEADPFFDTYYLDENTNTACGQRTVHVSTNPVMTFQTPPYWYVRKDCPSGKHILRWNVTGEFHNTEKNFYSKPWCPDTCWHHVFNTKTSPTNNAKHIRHLFSGVQYGHNVMLKVEHVVTKAREVILHDGHVTVGVKEFWLPADNDAFSSGSLQAWMIASTTGRVVECAHFPESFRVKDIKKEEKHSDWFLDSRQWDKVLSIDGTGTVLSGSKSTLLNNVNEGRSLRVGVLHTNGIYKALDLDTVDVSRTGQIAANIIHNVDLVLGRGNNVRFTDTCRMVSSIITTEGSYKIYTYNIGAGGNHSIVTGVAKIEWFIEL